One part of the Streptomyces sp. AM 2-1-1 genome encodes these proteins:
- a CDS encoding cysteine synthase family protein: protein MANPIAVNVADSSEDLIGDTPLLKLRLDGLPAATRVLAKLEAANPLSSIKDRAALFMMRAAEKSGALRPGATVIESTSGNTGIALASLATVRGYPCRIVLPDNASRERVLTLRMLGAEVEFTDHTLGFAGCVERAEQLHARTPDSWYARQHENPDNVRAHYESTGPEIWRDTGGRVDHLVCTVGTGGTLTGIARFLRERNPDLHVVAVEPEGSALLSGGPPGPHRIPGLNGGFISPVTDTTLIDEVIAVSDKDAAAATRAIATTSGLLVGVSSGAAAHGCVELARRHDLSGATVVTVFPDTGERYLSWWPTEAEPAG, encoded by the coding sequence GTGGCGAACCCGATCGCCGTCAACGTCGCCGACTCGTCCGAGGACCTCATCGGCGACACCCCGCTGCTGAAGCTCCGCCTCGACGGGCTGCCCGCCGCCACGCGGGTACTGGCCAAGCTGGAGGCGGCCAACCCCCTCTCCAGCATCAAGGACCGGGCCGCCCTCTTCATGATGAGGGCTGCCGAGAAGTCCGGTGCACTGCGTCCCGGCGCGACCGTCATCGAGTCGACGTCGGGCAACACCGGGATCGCGCTCGCTTCGCTGGCCACCGTGCGCGGCTACCCGTGCCGGATCGTGCTGCCCGACAACGCCTCCCGCGAACGTGTCCTGACGCTGCGGATGCTGGGGGCCGAAGTCGAGTTCACCGACCACACCCTGGGCTTCGCCGGATGTGTGGAGCGGGCCGAACAGCTGCACGCGCGGACACCGGACTCCTGGTACGCGCGCCAGCACGAGAACCCCGACAACGTGCGGGCCCACTACGAGTCCACCGGACCCGAGATCTGGCGGGACACCGGCGGCCGCGTCGACCACCTCGTCTGCACGGTGGGCACCGGCGGCACCCTCACCGGCATCGCCCGCTTCCTGCGCGAGCGCAACCCGGACCTCCACGTCGTCGCCGTCGAACCGGAGGGCTCCGCGCTGCTGTCGGGCGGCCCGCCCGGTCCGCACCGCATACCCGGACTCAACGGCGGCTTCATCAGCCCCGTCACCGACACCACCCTCATCGACGAGGTGATCGCTGTCTCCGACAAGGACGCGGCGGCCGCGACACGGGCCATCGCCACCACCAGCGGCCTGCTCGTCGGCGTCTCCTCGGGCGCCGCGGCACACGGCTGCGTCGAACTGGCCCGTCGCCACGACCTGTCGGGCGCCACCGTCGTGACCGTCTTCCCCGACACCGGCGAGCGCTACCTCAGCTGGTGGCCCACCGAGGCCGAGCCGGCCGGATGA
- a CDS encoding amino acid adenylation domain-containing protein: protein MGSPGVTDKCLTDLLIEQAKTRPDDIAVRHGSDTLTYGELVADSLDLARHLRHLGVSTDSRVGVLVDPSLDLMVGTWGVLFAGGAYLPLSPDYPDERLRYMLEDARVTVAFCQESLRSRLEEIAPPHVVITTSKDVKEYLKSASGDIPGALVQNPDPHSLAYVIYTSGSTGKPKGVMIEHRSIVHQMNWLGQQYGLDSTRVVLQKTPMSFDAAQWEILAPACGSRVVVGASGIHRDPKLLIDTVVREGVTTLQCVPTLLQALVDTDELDRCTSLTHIFSGGEVLSRGLARRCTDLLPGCTVVNVYGPTECTINTSAHTFDPTAPDDGTHSVPIGTPVDGLRCHVLDAGHRPLGPGETGELYVSGIQLARGYLHRPGLTAERFVESPSGAPAPHDRLYRTGDLASWDPDGTLRFAGRVDNQVKLRGFRIELDEIRLAIEAHDWVRNAAVLVRDDPRTGFQNLVAFVQLSAREAALMDQGNHDGHHLSKESKLQVKAQLSSNGVRDAEDLAGRTVVPLPGATATGPQRRRAFARKTYRFYDGGSVASADVLAALARRAEGAAPRSPAEITLDELGGLLRNFGQFRSQERLLAKYAYASPGSLYATQLYLEVAGIGGLAPGCYYYHPLRHELYLIRGAEAGAEATRSAAPGIRLHFVGRRRAIEPVYRNNILEVLEIEAGHMVGLFDELLPAYGLAVGDAPYEPGGHERLECAPEDHYLGSFALTPWSQEPGPRERDAADVYVQFHPGSGSDLPPGQYLYRDGLLERVADELVLKRHVIAINQAVYERAGFGITIVSRAAEERRGYLDLGRRLQHLMMNTGNLGFMSAGYSSRTGKDLPAARRMAGILRDAGRPAGPSYFFVGGRVTDEQLAHEGMNEDSVHMKGPAELIKEDLVALLPEFMLPNRILVMDSLPHTPNGKIDHRALEAHADTTAASDDDRPVVPPRTTTETRICDLWKAALKRDVVSVRDDFFACGGNSLIAVALVNRINRAFSCSLPLQVIFEAPTVERLAERVDAPGSATSSRLIPLSTADSAPPVFCWPGLGGYTMNLRLLASRTAADRPFYGVQSYGINRGETPFPSIEEMARTDIEVLRRVQPEGPYTLWGYSFGARVAFETARQLERAGAEVERLFLLSPGSPRVPGAKAPARAAADFTDPTFVTILFSVFGARTSGPLLDACLEATRDEETFRDFVISGFPELDAELIRRLIAVVCLTYSFTYDVTDPDRRPVRAPVTVFTARGDAPSFIERAPALTSSPPELVRLDADHYGVLRDPGVDELAKAIHRETTRQTRNRTCLT, encoded by the coding sequence ATGGGAAGTCCTGGTGTCACCGATAAATGCCTGACGGACCTGCTGATCGAGCAGGCGAAGACGCGCCCCGACGACATCGCCGTCCGGCACGGGAGCGACACGCTGACCTACGGCGAACTGGTCGCCGACAGCCTTGACCTGGCCCGTCACCTTCGACACCTCGGGGTTTCGACGGACAGCCGGGTGGGCGTCCTGGTCGATCCCTCGCTCGATCTCATGGTCGGCACGTGGGGCGTGCTCTTCGCCGGCGGCGCTTATCTTCCCCTCTCGCCCGATTATCCGGACGAGCGTCTCCGCTACATGCTGGAGGACGCCCGGGTCACGGTCGCATTCTGCCAGGAATCACTGCGGAGCCGACTGGAGGAAATCGCGCCTCCGCATGTGGTGATCACCACATCAAAAGACGTGAAGGAATACCTGAAGTCGGCGTCCGGCGACATTCCGGGGGCCCTCGTCCAGAATCCCGATCCCCACAGTCTCGCGTACGTCATCTACACCTCGGGCAGCACGGGAAAACCCAAGGGCGTGATGATCGAGCACCGCAGCATCGTGCACCAGATGAACTGGCTGGGACAGCAGTACGGCCTCGACTCCACGCGCGTCGTGCTTCAGAAGACCCCGATGAGTTTCGACGCCGCACAATGGGAGATTCTGGCCCCCGCCTGTGGGAGCAGGGTCGTCGTCGGAGCATCAGGGATTCACCGGGATCCGAAGCTTCTCATCGATACCGTCGTGCGCGAAGGGGTCACCACGCTCCAGTGTGTTCCTACCTTGCTGCAGGCACTCGTCGACACCGACGAACTGGACCGGTGCACCTCGCTGACGCACATCTTCAGCGGCGGCGAAGTCCTTTCCCGGGGTCTCGCACGGCGCTGCACGGACCTCCTGCCCGGCTGCACCGTCGTCAACGTCTACGGACCGACCGAGTGCACCATCAACACCTCGGCCCACACCTTCGACCCGACGGCCCCTGACGACGGCACGCACTCCGTCCCGATCGGCACCCCCGTGGACGGGTTGCGCTGCCACGTCCTGGATGCCGGCCACCGGCCGCTGGGACCCGGCGAAACGGGCGAGCTGTACGTCAGCGGGATCCAGCTCGCCCGCGGTTACCTGCACAGACCCGGCCTGACGGCCGAACGATTCGTCGAGAGCCCCTCCGGGGCCCCCGCCCCCCACGACCGGCTCTACCGCACGGGCGACCTGGCGTCCTGGGATCCGGACGGAACCCTGCGGTTCGCGGGCCGGGTGGACAACCAGGTCAAACTGCGCGGTTTCCGCATCGAGCTGGACGAGATCCGTCTCGCCATCGAGGCCCACGACTGGGTCAGGAACGCGGCGGTCCTGGTACGCGACGACCCGCGCACCGGGTTCCAGAACCTCGTCGCTTTCGTCCAGCTCAGCGCCCGGGAAGCGGCGTTGATGGACCAGGGCAACCACGACGGGCACCACCTGTCGAAGGAGTCCAAGCTCCAGGTCAAGGCGCAGCTGTCGAGCAACGGCGTCCGGGACGCCGAGGATCTGGCCGGCCGGACAGTGGTGCCCCTGCCCGGTGCCACGGCGACCGGGCCGCAGCGCCGGCGTGCCTTCGCCCGCAAGACGTACCGCTTCTACGACGGTGGTTCCGTGGCCTCCGCGGACGTGCTGGCCGCACTGGCACGCCGGGCGGAGGGGGCCGCGCCGCGCTCACCCGCAGAGATCACGCTCGACGAACTCGGCGGACTGCTGCGCAACTTCGGCCAGTTCCGGAGCCAGGAGCGGTTGCTGGCGAAGTACGCCTACGCCTCCCCCGGTTCGCTGTACGCGACGCAGCTCTACCTGGAGGTCGCCGGGATCGGCGGTCTGGCACCGGGGTGCTACTACTACCACCCGCTCCGCCACGAGCTGTACCTGATCCGGGGAGCCGAGGCCGGGGCGGAGGCGACGCGGAGCGCGGCGCCCGGGATCCGCCTGCACTTCGTCGGCCGCAGGCGCGCGATCGAGCCCGTCTACAGGAACAACATCCTCGAGGTCCTGGAGATCGAGGCCGGCCACATGGTCGGCCTGTTCGACGAGCTCCTGCCGGCCTACGGCCTCGCCGTCGGCGACGCGCCGTACGAGCCCGGCGGACACGAGCGACTGGAGTGCGCGCCGGAGGACCACTACCTCGGCAGCTTCGCCCTGACCCCCTGGAGCCAGGAGCCCGGCCCCCGGGAGCGGGACGCTGCCGACGTCTACGTCCAGTTCCACCCGGGCAGCGGATCCGACCTTCCACCCGGCCAGTACCTGTACCGGGACGGACTGCTGGAGAGGGTCGCCGACGAGTTGGTCCTCAAGCGCCACGTCATCGCCATCAACCAGGCGGTGTACGAACGGGCCGGGTTCGGCATCACGATCGTGAGCCGGGCCGCCGAGGAGCGGCGCGGCTACCTGGACCTGGGCCGCAGACTCCAGCACCTGATGATGAACACGGGAAACCTCGGCTTCATGTCGGCCGGTTACAGCTCACGCACCGGCAAGGATCTGCCCGCCGCCCGGCGGATGGCCGGCATTCTGCGGGACGCCGGCCGGCCGGCCGGCCCGTCGTACTTCTTCGTCGGCGGCCGGGTCACCGACGAGCAGCTCGCCCACGAGGGCATGAACGAGGACAGCGTCCACATGAAGGGCCCGGCGGAGCTGATCAAAGAGGATCTGGTCGCCCTGCTCCCGGAGTTCATGCTGCCCAACAGGATCCTGGTCATGGACAGCCTGCCGCACACCCCCAACGGCAAGATCGACCACCGGGCCCTGGAAGCGCACGCCGACACGACCGCGGCCTCGGACGACGACCGGCCGGTGGTCCCTCCGCGTACGACGACCGAGACGAGGATCTGCGACCTGTGGAAGGCGGCGCTGAAGCGCGACGTCGTCTCCGTCCGGGACGACTTCTTCGCGTGCGGGGGCAACTCCCTCATCGCCGTCGCCCTGGTGAACCGGATCAACCGCGCGTTCTCGTGCTCGCTCCCGCTCCAGGTGATCTTCGAAGCCCCGACGGTGGAGCGGTTGGCCGAACGCGTCGACGCCCCCGGTTCCGCGACCTCGTCCCGGCTGATACCGCTCAGCACCGCGGACTCCGCCCCGCCGGTCTTCTGCTGGCCGGGTCTCGGGGGCTACACGATGAACCTCCGTCTGCTGGCGTCCCGCACCGCCGCGGACCGTCCGTTCTACGGCGTCCAGTCCTACGGCATCAACCGCGGCGAGACCCCGTTCCCCAGCATCGAGGAGATGGCCCGGACCGACATCGAGGTCCTGCGCCGCGTCCAGCCGGAGGGCCCGTACACCCTGTGGGGCTACTCCTTCGGTGCCCGCGTCGCCTTCGAGACGGCCCGGCAGCTGGAACGGGCGGGGGCCGAGGTGGAACGCCTGTTCCTGCTCTCCCCGGGCTCGCCCCGCGTACCCGGCGCGAAGGCGCCGGCCCGCGCCGCGGCGGACTTCACCGACCCGACCTTCGTCACCATCCTCTTCTCGGTCTTCGGCGCCCGGACCAGCGGCCCCCTCCTGGACGCCTGCCTGGAGGCGACCCGCGACGAGGAGACCTTCAGGGACTTCGTGATCAGCGGCTTCCCGGAGCTCGACGCGGAGCTGATCCGTCGGTTGATCGCGGTGGTGTGCCTCACCTACTCGTTCACGTACGACGTCACCGACCCGGACCGGCGCCCCGTGCGAGCACCGGTGACGGTCTTCACGGCCCGCGGCGACGCACCCTCCTTCATCGAGCGCGCTCCCGCCCTCACGTCCTCGCCCCCGGAACTCGTCCGCCTGGACGCGGACCACTACGGGGTGCTCCGGGACCCGGGCGTCGACGAGCTCGCCAAGGCCATCCACCGCGAAACCACCCGGCAGACAAGGAATCGGACATGCCTCACCTGA
- a CDS encoding tautomerase family protein produces the protein MPHLTIKHFPKTLTPEERTELVSRLTAAVTEAFACEEGVISIALHPVEPALWDEQVYRPEITALRDTLIKTPAY, from the coding sequence ATGCCTCACCTGACCATCAAGCACTTCCCGAAGACCCTCACACCCGAGGAACGGACCGAGCTGGTGTCCAGACTGACGGCAGCGGTCACGGAGGCGTTCGCGTGCGAGGAGGGCGTCATCTCCATCGCCCTCCACCCCGTCGAGCCCGCCCTCTGGGACGAACAGGTCTACCGGCCCGAGATCACGGCCCTCCGGGACACCCTGATCAAGACCCCGGCCTACTGA